TGGAGAAGTGATGGAATCTTGTAACAAGTACCGACCTTCACCATCCTTCTGCTTATCAATTGCGGCAAAGAATGATTCAGATACAACAAACATTCGGTCAGTGTAGTTGCTCAAGCCAACGTTGAATGCATCCTTAATATCATCAATGCTAGTTGCGGCAACTGGAGTAGCTGTTTGCAATACTGCCCCAATCTTATGCTGTTCAGTTTGGTTCTTAATGTCGTTCACATACTGAGTCAGTAAGCTGGTGATATTTGGATAGTCTTGGGTCATTTCAAGTGAAATTGGAAGAGCACCACGCAAAGTCTTAACATCATAAGTGACCTTTGTTAAACTTGCGTTTGCAAGCTTAGGGTTGTCAGCCAATTCAGCTGCTGAAACCAGTTGTGCAGAAGCCTTAGACAAAACAGGAATCTTACCAGTGGGTGCAGAAACCTGAACCTTAGTTACATACCCGCCTAATTGTGCTGGGTCCTTAGGCTGACTCATAATGTCCAATACTTGGCTAGGCAATACTGCTTCGCCAGCGTTGCTATCAAAGCCTGTGGAATCTCTCTTAATTTCGCCAGTCTTCAAAAAATCTTTGAAGTCACGTACTTCTTCATCTTCAACTTTGTCTGCTGTTAAATTTTTAGCCATTTGTTTCTCTCCATCTCTTTTATTTTCTTGCTTGACATCTTGTTCCGCAGTTACCTCAGCTGGCTTATCATCACGCTTTTCAGTTTCAGCTGTTTCTTGCTTTGGCTTTGCTTCATCCAAAACAACATTATTGTCATCATCTGGGGCATCATCGTCCGCCTGTGTTGGCGTTTGTTGGTCTGCTAATTGCTGACTTAATGACTGAATAGCAGCTTGAAGTGTTGCTATCATGCTAACCAAATCACCTGATGTTGGTTGTGCAGTAGTTTCATCACTTGCCATATCTGGTGTAGCGTCACGCTTTTCTTCCTCAGGCTTGTCAATAACAACCTTTGTGTTAATTTTTGCTTGAAGGTCAGCTAACTGTGATTTAAATTCCTTCAATGACCTCATCTGGTCATCAACAGATTGTTCTTCTTTTTCTTCTGGCTTTTCTTCTGGCTTTTCTGCCATCTTCACAACTTCTTTCTTACTTGATAAAAATTGAGCCAAATCCCTTTGCACTTGAACACTTGTTTCGGTATATGCTGGGATGGGAGTCAGCGACAGTTCAAACACTTGGTCAATTTGATGAATTGTATGGATCGTGTTGCCTTGTGAGTTGACTGACCAGCTATCTCCATCAGGCGCAATGGTGAATCCAAAGCTCATGCCCTTGATATTGCCATTCAGTATGTTTGTGTATGTGTCATGCCCCAACTGTGTGTCTGGCAATTGGGCATTAAAGTGTAACCCATCAGGCTGAATGCTTGTTTGTAGTGTATTTGCATCTGCACGGGCCAAAATGTTGCTGAAATCGTGGCTGTAAAGCAGCAAAACGTTGCTCAAATCCACACCATTTAGAGCATTTCGGTCGATATATTCGGTGAAATCACCCTTAATACTTGGCTGATTAAACACGGTTGCGATGCCGGAAATAGCCATATTTTGGTTACTTTCAACCTGATTATTGCTACTTTGGCTGTCTATAGCTGTTTCAGCCCTTATTTGAACATTAAATGTACGTATATCTTCATTTTTCACTAAATCACACCCCTTTTTGCTAGCATTTGTTGTGCTTGTAAAGGCGTAATGGCTGGTGTTGTGCCACTTAGCAACTTCTGAATCTGGCTAATAAGTAGGTCATTATCAGCGTCTACTGCTTGACTTTCATCAATATTCACGGGGACGCCAAATTTGGCACCCATTTCGCTTTCTATTGGCTTTACATAGCGCCTTAAAGTGTTGCTATAAAGCGATTTAGTCATATCTAATGAACTTTGTTGATCACCTTGACCATTCAAATAGCTATCTGGAACACCAAAAACCTTGCCTATCTGTGTCTTGGACCAGTCATTACTTGTTAGAAACTTGCTTACGTCAGCATTAATTGCTAAATTTTGTACGTCATAAAGTTGGTCAAGCACCATAGGCCGTCCAGCATTATCACCTGTGTTGGCATTTTCAAAAGCTTTTCGTGTCGCTTCTTTTTCTTCTGGGCTTAGTGCACCCTCAGCAACTTTAATGACGGTGCTTGGATTAATAGCATTTTTAATAGTTGATAGTGTCAACTTGTTTGCATAATCTTGAATGTTGACTTGGCTTGCTATTGATTCTAGTGGACTAATACCAATGTATTGCTGACCATTGCTACCACTAGCCATCAATCGAAAGTGAAGCATGTTTGCACTTGGATAATTGATTGTGCCTCTCTCGTCTCCCCAGTTAACCGCATAGCTAATATCTGCACTGCTGTCTGCCAAAGTGACTACTACCTGTGCCGCTGGCGCCATCTCTAGCCTCATAGGAACATTGTTGCTATCTCTTGTAATGACGATATAGGCGTTTCCCGTAAGCAACATCTGAAGTACAGCTGATTGCCAAAAGTTAAACGGCGAAATAAGGTTGTTCGGGTTATTTATCACCTTGTCAAAGGGTGCAGCCACTTCAAAACTTGCCGATGCAATATCACTGCTTAGAAGGTTGGTAACAGCATATAGATCAGAATTATTTAAGGCCGTACTGGCATCAACCAAATGATTGGGCAATACTTGTCCACCACTTATGATGTAACTTGACAGGTTAGTTGATGGTATCGTCATGCTTCTTTTCTGCATTCGTTCATACGGATTCCATATGCTCATCTACTACCACCTGCCTTAGATGTAGGCGTGAGTAGCCAACCGCAAAAGAGCAATACACTGCCTAGTACCAACGTTCCTATGATGCTATTAAAAAGGTAGGCACTGGTTACAATAGCAATTAAGCCGGATACAAATAACACTGTTGGCAACAGTTCCTTAAGCATTATCAATTTGCTCACACTCGCACCTCCCTAAGATTCTTTGTGTCTTTCATTGTTTTTACCTCTCATATATATAACGTATGAAGTGCGTCATTTTTGACCAATATTGACCTTCAAGCGCAAAAAAATATGTAGACTTTTGGTAG
Above is a window of Lacticaseibacillus casei DSM 20011 = JCM 1134 = ATCC 393 DNA encoding:
- a CDS encoding phage major capsid protein translates to MKNEDIRTFNVQIRAETAIDSQSSNNQVESNQNMAISGIATVFNQPSIKGDFTEYIDRNALNGVDLSNVLLLYSHDFSNILARADANTLQTSIQPDGLHFNAQLPDTQLGHDTYTNILNGNIKGMSFGFTIAPDGDSWSVNSQGNTIHTIHQIDQVFELSLTPIPAYTETSVQVQRDLAQFLSSKKEVVKMAEKPEEKPEEKEEQSVDDQMRSLKEFKSQLADLQAKINTKVVIDKPEEEKRDATPDMASDETTAQPTSGDLVSMIATLQAAIQSLSQQLADQQTPTQADDDAPDDDNNVVLDEAKPKQETAETEKRDDKPAEVTAEQDVKQENKRDGEKQMAKNLTADKVEDEEVRDFKDFLKTGEIKRDSTGFDSNAGEAVLPSQVLDIMSQPKDPAQLGGYVTKVQVSAPTGKIPVLSKASAQLVSAAELADNPKLANASLTKVTYDVKTLRGALPISLEMTQDYPNITSLLTQYVNDIKNQTEQHKIGAVLQTATPVAATSIDDIKDAFNVGLSNYTDRMFVVSESFFAAIDKQKDGEGRYLLQDSITSPSGKQLFGAPLVVVADDVLGKSKEAKAFIGSVKNFVIETVKGNINLSWQRNENFEQVLLAALRADFKAADTAAGKFITYTAPVAHLGK
- a CDS encoding phage portal protein produces the protein MSIWNPYERMQKRSMTIPSTNLSSYIISGGQVLPNHLVDASTALNNSDLYAVTNLLSSDIASASFEVAAPFDKVINNPNNLISPFNFWQSAVLQMLLTGNAYIVITRDSNNVPMRLEMAPAAQVVVTLADSSADISYAVNWGDERGTINYPSANMLHFRLMASGSNGQQYIGISPLESIASQVNIQDYANKLTLSTIKNAINPSTVIKVAEGALSPEEKEATRKAFENANTGDNAGRPMVLDQLYDVQNLAINADVSKFLTSNDWSKTQIGKVFGVPDSYLNGQGDQQSSLDMTKSLYSNTLRRYVKPIESEMGAKFGVPVNIDESQAVDADNDLLISQIQKLLSGTTPAITPLQAQQMLAKRGVI